From one Equus asinus isolate D_3611 breed Donkey chromosome 5, EquAss-T2T_v2, whole genome shotgun sequence genomic stretch:
- the VWA5B2 gene encoding von Willebrand factor A domain-containing protein 5B2 isoform X1, whose product MPGLYCPSSWTPLPLTDSWVRACANGPCLSLRARLTYHNPQPQPVDGVFVYPLAEAEVVSGFEAEAAGRRVSFQLQSRRRLQAACCRALGPGRGASTPRRCAQGHLVLDLAQARSTLVLPTGLIAAAGTMTVTLRSSRELPSRPDGVLRVALPSVLTPLALQGPLGPPRPPGLCDDRLGLCPTSCFGVGSPQEEGLAWEEPAAPPDVFSGPARCPAPYTFSFEMLVTGPCLLAGLESPSHALRADAPPHASSAATICVTLAEGHRCDRVLEILLHPSEPHQPHLMLEAGSLSSAEYEARVRARRDFQRLQRRDSDGDRQVWFLQRRFHKDILLNPVLVLSFCPDLSSKPGQLGSATRELLFLLDGSSIAHKDAIVLAVKSLPSQTLINLAIFGTSVQPLFLESQPCSDDTVQLICESLETLQAVSGPPDVLAALDWAMGQPQHRAHPRQLFLLTAASPMATVTHQTLELMRWHRGAARCFSFGLGPACHQLLQGLSALSRGQAYFLRPGERLQPLLVQALRKALEPALSDISVDWFVPDAVEALLTPREIPALYPGDQLLGYCSLFRVDSFRPCPPRGQEPGWQSLGGSVFPSPDEAPSATSPGTEPTGTSEPLGTGTVSAELSSPWAAGDSEHTGTDALTDPVTDPGPNPSSDTAIWRRIFQSSYIREQYVLTHCSASPEPGPGSTGSSESPGSQGPGSPEGSTALHPPSQQGCRSLACGEPAGSRSCPLPVPPLTPVKAGALSAEVLGRRCRVALAGRSLSSPPGRVNPVPGCPQHPSLGAAPDGPGPEPGQQLGQGLDDSGKDWMGSWILTPRRPWGGGVQGTTLPLLCHCLSPGNLLSPAPMDWDMLMEPPFLFTAVPPNGESAPAAVPLAPLTPRCHVVIRALCGEQPMCWEVGLGLETLWGPGDDGSLPPSPPEREGAWDQALHRLTAASLVRDNEQLALRGGAETMADRGHARRSWLRALQTSKVSSAPSCFTCPVAVDATTREVLPSALQVRSSEPAEPPGTPPASQDRQDAAPLPAVVHSKGPHGGSLAGGWDQDRNGNSKPASGAPAAPTRGLHRPPPQPPSRLSLGRRKVRGPDSRKLCSPNMGQASDGKSDGSDHDYLPLVRLQEAPGSFRLDAPFCAAVRIPQERLCRASPFAAHRASLSPTSASSPWALLGPGVGQGDSATASCSPSPSSGSEGPGQADSGRGSDTEASEGAEGPCGADLRGRTWATAVALAWLEHRCAAAFGEWELAAAKADCWLRAQHLPDGLDLAALKAAARGLFLLLRHWDQNLQLHLLCYSPANM is encoded by the exons ATGCCAGGCCTGTACTGCCCCTCCAGCTGGACGCCGCTGCCCCTCACCGACTCCTGGGTCCGGGCCTGCGCCAACGGCCCCTGCCTCAGCCTGCGGGCCCGGCTCACCTATCACAACCCGCAGCCGCAGCCGGTGGACG GCGTGTTCGTGTACCCGCTGGCGGAGGCCGAAGTGGTGTCGGGCTTCGAGGCGGAGGCGGCGGGCCGGCGCGTCTCCTTCCAGCTGCAGAGCCGGCGCCGCTTGCAAGCCGCGTGCTGCCGCGCGCTGGGCCCCGGGCGGGGGGCCTCCACACCCCGCCGCTGCGCGCAGG GTCATCTTGTCTTGGATCTGGCCCAGGCCCGGTCCACGCTGGTGCTGCCCACTGGCCTCATCGCCGCGGCCGGCACCATGACAGTGACCCTGCGCAGCAGCCGGGAGCTGCCCTCAAGGCCTGATGGGGTGCTGCGCGTGGCTCTGCCCTCTGTGCTCACCCCGCTGGCCCTGCAAGGCCCGCTGGGGCCCCCCAGGCCTCCGGGGCTCTGTGACGACAGGTTGGGCCTATG CCCTACCAGCTGCTTCGGGGTGGGCAGCCCTCAGGAGgaagggctggcctgggaggAGCCAGCTGCCCCTCCGGACGTGTTCTCAGGCCCTGCCCGCTGCCCGGCCCCATACACCTTCTCCTTCGAGATGCTGGTGACTGGGCCGTGCCTGCTGGCAG GCCTGGAGAGCCCCTCTCATGCTCTGCGGGCAGATGCGCCCCCTCATGCCAGCTCCGCAGCCACCATCTGTGTCACATTGGCAGAGGGCCACCGCTGTGACCGGGTCTTGGAGATCCTGCTGCACCCTAGTG AGCCCCACCAGCCGCACCTGATGCTGGAGGCCGGCAGCCTGAGCTCAGCAGAATATGAGGCCCGGGTGAGGGCCCGCCGGGATTTCCAGAGGCTGCAGAGAAGGGACAGTGATGGGGACCGGCAG GTGTGGTTCCTGCAGAGACGCTTCCACAAGGATATCCTGCTGAACCCCGTGCTGGTGCTGAGCTTCTGCCCAGACCTGAGCTCCAAGCCTGGACAGCTGGGCTCAGCTACGCGGGAGCTCCTCTTCCTATTGGATGGCAGCAGCATAGCACACAAG GATGCCATTGTTTTGGCTGTGAAGTCGCTCCCGTCCCAGACGCTCATCAACCTGGCCATATTTGGCACGTCAGTGCAGCCCCTCTTCCTAGAGAGCCAGCCTTGCAGTGAT gACACTGTGCAGCTAATCTGTGAGAGCCTTGAGACCCTGCAGGCTGTGAGTGGTCCCCCAGATGTGCTGGCTGCGCTGgactgggccatggggcagccccagcATAGGGCCCACCCTCGGCAGCTGTTCCTGCTCACTGCTGCCTCGCCCATGGCCACTGTTACCCACCAAACCCTGGAGCTCATGAGGTGGCACAGGGGGGCAGCCAG GTGCTTCTCCTTTGGGCTGGGGCCCGCCTGCCACCAGCTGCTCCAGGGTCTGTCTGCCCTCAGCAGGGGCCAAGCCTACTTCCTGAGGCCTGGGGAGAGGCTGCAGCCCTTG CTGGTGCAGGCTCTGCGGAAGGCACTGGAGCCCGCTTTGAGTGACATCTCTGTAGACTGGTTTGTGCCCGACGCAGTGGAGGCACTACTGACCCCCCGGGAGATCCCAGCACTCTACCCTGGCGACCAGCTGCTGGGTTACTGCTCACTCTTCAGGGTGGATAGCTTCCGGCCCTGCCCTCCCAGG GGCCAAGAGCCTGGCTGGCAGAGCTTAGGTGGCTCCGTGTTCCCGTCCCCAGACGAGGCGCCATCTGCCACCAGCCCTGGCACTGAGCCCACTGGCACCTCGGAGCCACTGGGAACAGGCACTGTGTCAGCAGAGCTGTCCAGCCCATGGGCTGCGGGGGACTCAGAGCACA CAGGTACTGACGCTCTGACAGATCCAGTCACCGATCCTGGACCCAACCCCTCCTCTGACACAGCCATATGGCGCCGCATCTTCCAGTCCTCATACATCCGGGAGCAGTATGTGCTCACCCACTGCTCTGCCAGCCCCGAGCCAGGCCCAGGCTCCACAGGCAGCAGCGAGTCCCCTggttcccagggccctggctcccCTGAGGGCAGTACTGCCCTGCATCCCCCTTCTCAGCAGGGCTGCCGCAGCCTGGCTTGTGGAGAACCTGCAGGCTCTCGCTCCTGCCCCCTGCCTGTACCCCCACTCACTCCAGTCAAG GCTGGAGCCTTAAGTGCTGAGGTGCTGGGCCGTCGATGCAGAGTGGCTCTGGCTGGCCGAAGCCTCTCATCACCCCCAGGCCGGGTGAACCCAGTTCCCGGCTGCCCCCAGCATCCCTCTCTGGGTGCAGCCCCAGATGGGCCGGGCCCTGAGCCAGGGCAGCAGCTGGGACAGGGCTTGGATGACTCAGGTAAGGACTGGATGGGGAGCTGGATTCTGACACCAAGGAGGCCTTGGGGAGGTGGAGTCCAGGGCACCACACTGCCTCTGCTCTGCCACTGTCTCTCCCCAGGAAAcctgctctccccagcccccatgGACTGGGACATGTTGATGGAACCACCCTTCTTGTTCACAGCTGTGCCCCCCAATGGGGAGTCGGCCCCTGCAGCAGTGCCACTGGCTCCCCTCACTCCACGCTGCCATGTGGTGATCCGGGCCCTGTGTGGGGAGCAGCCTATGTGCTGGGAGGTGGGTCTTGGGCTAGAGACACTATGGGGGCCTGGGGATGATGGCTCGCTGCCTCCGTCACCCCCTGAAAGAGAAGGTGCTTGGGACCAAGCACTTCATCGGCTGACAGCAGCTTCCTTGGTCCGGGACAATGAGCAGCTGGCTCTCCGAGGAGGGGCCGAGACCATGGCTGACCGGG GCCATGCCCGGAGGTCCTGGCTCCGAGCCCTTCAGACAAGCAAGGTCAGCTCTGCCCCCTCCTGCTTCACCTGCCCTGTAGCTGTAGACGCCACCACTAGGGAGGTcctgccctcagccctgcaggtGCGGAGCTCAG AGCCAGCAGAGCCCCCAGGCACCCCTCCTGCCTCTCAGGACCGCCAAGACGCAGCTCCTCTGCCCGCAGTTGTCCACTCTAAAG GACCGCACGGAGGCTCTCTGGCAGGCGGATGGGACCAGGACCGAAATGGCAACTCCAAGCCTGCTTCAGgggcccctgcagcccccaccaGAGGTCTTCATcgcccacctccccagcctccctccaggcTCAGTCTGGGCCGTCGGAAAGTCAGAGGCCCAGACAGCCGTAAACTCTGCAGCCCCAACATGGGTCAGGCCAGTGACGGCAAGAGTGATGGCAGCGACCATGACTATCTGCCCTTG GTGCGGCTGCAGGAGGCGCCGGGCTCCTTTCGCCTGGACGCCCCCTTCTGCGCGGCGGTGCGCATCCCGCAGGAGCGCCTGTGCCGCGCCTCGCCCTTCGCTGCGCACCGCGCCAGCCTCAGCCCCACCTCGGCGTCATCTCCCTGGGCACTTCTAGGTCCTGGTGTCGGCCAGGGTGACAGCGCCACGGCCTCCTGCAGCCCATCCCCCAGCTCGGGCTCCGAGGGTCCAGGCCAGGCGGACAGTGGGCGGGGCTCAGACACGGAGGCCTCGGAGGGAGCGGAAGGGCCCTGTGGTGCCGACCTGCGGGGCCGGACCTGGGCCACGGCTGTGGCGCTCGCGTGGCTGGAGCACCGCTGTGCAGCCGCCTTTGGCGAATGGGAACTGGCAGCAGCTAAGGCCGACTGTTGGCTGCGGGCTCAGCACCTGCCTGACGGCCTCGACCTGGCTGCCCTCAAGGCCGCAGCCCGGGGTCTCTTCCTgctgctgcgccactgggacCAGAACCTGCAGCTACACCTGCTGTGCTACAGCCCAGCAAACATGTGA
- the VWA5B2 gene encoding von Willebrand factor A domain-containing protein 5B2 isoform X12, with the protein MLVTGPCLLAGLESPSHALRADAPPHASSAATICVTLAEGHRCDRVLEILLHPSEPHQPHLMLEAGSLSSAEYEARVRARRDFQRLQRRDSDGDRQVWFLQRRFHKDILLNPVLVLSFCPDLSSKPGQLGSATRELLFLLDGSSIAHKDAIVLAVKSLPSQTLINLAIFGTSVQPLFLESQPCSDDTVQLICESLETLQAVSGPPDVLAALDWAMGQPQHRAHPRQLFLLTAASPMATVTHQTLELMRWHRGAARCFSFGLGPACHQLLQGLSALSRGQAYFLRPGERLQPLLVQALRKALEPALSDISVDWFVPDAVEALLTPREIPALYPGDQLLGYCSLFRVDSFRPCPPRGQEPGWQSLGGSVFPSPDEAPSATSPGTEPTGTSEPLGTGTVSAELSSPWAAGDSEHTGTDALTDPVTDPGPNPSSDTAIWRRIFQSSYIREQYVLTHCSASPEPGPGSTGSSESPGSQGPGSPEGSTALHPPSQQGCRSLACGEPAGSRSCPLPVPPLTPVKAGALSAEVLGRRCRVALAGRSLSSPPGRVNPVPGCPQHPSLGAAPDGPGPEPGQQLGQGLDDSGKDWMGSWILTPRRPWGGGVQGTTLPLLCHCLSPGNLLSPAPMDWDMLMEPPFLFTAVPPNGESAPAAVPLAPLTPRCHVVIRALCGEQPMCWEVGLGLETLWGPGDDGSLPPSPPEREGAWDQALHRLTAASLVRDNEQLALRGGAETMADRGHARRSWLRALQTSKVSSAPSCFTCPVAVDATTREVLPSALQVRSSEPAEPPGTPPASQDRQDAAPLPAVVHSKGPHGGSLAGGWDQDRNGNSKPASGAPAAPTRGLHRPPPQPPSRLSLGRRKVRGPDSRKLCSPNMGQASDGKSDGSDHDYLPLVRLQEAPGSFRLDAPFCAAVRIPQERLCRASPFAAHRASLSPTSASSPWALLGPGVGQGDSATASCSPSPSSGSEGPGQADSGRGSDTEASEGAEGPCGADLRGRTWATAVALAWLEHRCAAAFGEWELAAAKADCWLRAQHLPDGLDLAALKAAARGLFLLLRHWDQNLQLHLLCYSPANM; encoded by the exons ATGCTGGTGACTGGGCCGTGCCTGCTGGCAG GCCTGGAGAGCCCCTCTCATGCTCTGCGGGCAGATGCGCCCCCTCATGCCAGCTCCGCAGCCACCATCTGTGTCACATTGGCAGAGGGCCACCGCTGTGACCGGGTCTTGGAGATCCTGCTGCACCCTAGTG AGCCCCACCAGCCGCACCTGATGCTGGAGGCCGGCAGCCTGAGCTCAGCAGAATATGAGGCCCGGGTGAGGGCCCGCCGGGATTTCCAGAGGCTGCAGAGAAGGGACAGTGATGGGGACCGGCAG GTGTGGTTCCTGCAGAGACGCTTCCACAAGGATATCCTGCTGAACCCCGTGCTGGTGCTGAGCTTCTGCCCAGACCTGAGCTCCAAGCCTGGACAGCTGGGCTCAGCTACGCGGGAGCTCCTCTTCCTATTGGATGGCAGCAGCATAGCACACAAG GATGCCATTGTTTTGGCTGTGAAGTCGCTCCCGTCCCAGACGCTCATCAACCTGGCCATATTTGGCACGTCAGTGCAGCCCCTCTTCCTAGAGAGCCAGCCTTGCAGTGAT gACACTGTGCAGCTAATCTGTGAGAGCCTTGAGACCCTGCAGGCTGTGAGTGGTCCCCCAGATGTGCTGGCTGCGCTGgactgggccatggggcagccccagcATAGGGCCCACCCTCGGCAGCTGTTCCTGCTCACTGCTGCCTCGCCCATGGCCACTGTTACCCACCAAACCCTGGAGCTCATGAGGTGGCACAGGGGGGCAGCCAG GTGCTTCTCCTTTGGGCTGGGGCCCGCCTGCCACCAGCTGCTCCAGGGTCTGTCTGCCCTCAGCAGGGGCCAAGCCTACTTCCTGAGGCCTGGGGAGAGGCTGCAGCCCTTG CTGGTGCAGGCTCTGCGGAAGGCACTGGAGCCCGCTTTGAGTGACATCTCTGTAGACTGGTTTGTGCCCGACGCAGTGGAGGCACTACTGACCCCCCGGGAGATCCCAGCACTCTACCCTGGCGACCAGCTGCTGGGTTACTGCTCACTCTTCAGGGTGGATAGCTTCCGGCCCTGCCCTCCCAGG GGCCAAGAGCCTGGCTGGCAGAGCTTAGGTGGCTCCGTGTTCCCGTCCCCAGACGAGGCGCCATCTGCCACCAGCCCTGGCACTGAGCCCACTGGCACCTCGGAGCCACTGGGAACAGGCACTGTGTCAGCAGAGCTGTCCAGCCCATGGGCTGCGGGGGACTCAGAGCACA CAGGTACTGACGCTCTGACAGATCCAGTCACCGATCCTGGACCCAACCCCTCCTCTGACACAGCCATATGGCGCCGCATCTTCCAGTCCTCATACATCCGGGAGCAGTATGTGCTCACCCACTGCTCTGCCAGCCCCGAGCCAGGCCCAGGCTCCACAGGCAGCAGCGAGTCCCCTggttcccagggccctggctcccCTGAGGGCAGTACTGCCCTGCATCCCCCTTCTCAGCAGGGCTGCCGCAGCCTGGCTTGTGGAGAACCTGCAGGCTCTCGCTCCTGCCCCCTGCCTGTACCCCCACTCACTCCAGTCAAG GCTGGAGCCTTAAGTGCTGAGGTGCTGGGCCGTCGATGCAGAGTGGCTCTGGCTGGCCGAAGCCTCTCATCACCCCCAGGCCGGGTGAACCCAGTTCCCGGCTGCCCCCAGCATCCCTCTCTGGGTGCAGCCCCAGATGGGCCGGGCCCTGAGCCAGGGCAGCAGCTGGGACAGGGCTTGGATGACTCAGGTAAGGACTGGATGGGGAGCTGGATTCTGACACCAAGGAGGCCTTGGGGAGGTGGAGTCCAGGGCACCACACTGCCTCTGCTCTGCCACTGTCTCTCCCCAGGAAAcctgctctccccagcccccatgGACTGGGACATGTTGATGGAACCACCCTTCTTGTTCACAGCTGTGCCCCCCAATGGGGAGTCGGCCCCTGCAGCAGTGCCACTGGCTCCCCTCACTCCACGCTGCCATGTGGTGATCCGGGCCCTGTGTGGGGAGCAGCCTATGTGCTGGGAGGTGGGTCTTGGGCTAGAGACACTATGGGGGCCTGGGGATGATGGCTCGCTGCCTCCGTCACCCCCTGAAAGAGAAGGTGCTTGGGACCAAGCACTTCATCGGCTGACAGCAGCTTCCTTGGTCCGGGACAATGAGCAGCTGGCTCTCCGAGGAGGGGCCGAGACCATGGCTGACCGGG GCCATGCCCGGAGGTCCTGGCTCCGAGCCCTTCAGACAAGCAAGGTCAGCTCTGCCCCCTCCTGCTTCACCTGCCCTGTAGCTGTAGACGCCACCACTAGGGAGGTcctgccctcagccctgcaggtGCGGAGCTCAG AGCCAGCAGAGCCCCCAGGCACCCCTCCTGCCTCTCAGGACCGCCAAGACGCAGCTCCTCTGCCCGCAGTTGTCCACTCTAAAG GACCGCACGGAGGCTCTCTGGCAGGCGGATGGGACCAGGACCGAAATGGCAACTCCAAGCCTGCTTCAGgggcccctgcagcccccaccaGAGGTCTTCATcgcccacctccccagcctccctccaggcTCAGTCTGGGCCGTCGGAAAGTCAGAGGCCCAGACAGCCGTAAACTCTGCAGCCCCAACATGGGTCAGGCCAGTGACGGCAAGAGTGATGGCAGCGACCATGACTATCTGCCCTTG GTGCGGCTGCAGGAGGCGCCGGGCTCCTTTCGCCTGGACGCCCCCTTCTGCGCGGCGGTGCGCATCCCGCAGGAGCGCCTGTGCCGCGCCTCGCCCTTCGCTGCGCACCGCGCCAGCCTCAGCCCCACCTCGGCGTCATCTCCCTGGGCACTTCTAGGTCCTGGTGTCGGCCAGGGTGACAGCGCCACGGCCTCCTGCAGCCCATCCCCCAGCTCGGGCTCCGAGGGTCCAGGCCAGGCGGACAGTGGGCGGGGCTCAGACACGGAGGCCTCGGAGGGAGCGGAAGGGCCCTGTGGTGCCGACCTGCGGGGCCGGACCTGGGCCACGGCTGTGGCGCTCGCGTGGCTGGAGCACCGCTGTGCAGCCGCCTTTGGCGAATGGGAACTGGCAGCAGCTAAGGCCGACTGTTGGCTGCGGGCTCAGCACCTGCCTGACGGCCTCGACCTGGCTGCCCTCAAGGCCGCAGCCCGGGGTCTCTTCCTgctgctgcgccactgggacCAGAACCTGCAGCTACACCTGCTGTGCTACAGCCCAGCAAACATGTGA
- the VWA5B2 gene encoding von Willebrand factor A domain-containing protein 5B2 isoform X8, producing MPGLYCPSSWTPLPLTDSWVRACANGPCLSLRARLTYHNPQPQPVDGVFVYPLAEAEVVSGFEAEAAGRRVSFQLQSRRRLQAACCRALGPGRGASTPRRCAQGHLVLDLAQARSTLVLPTGLIAAAGTMTVTLRSSRELPSRPDGVLRVALPSVLTPLALQGPLGPPRPPGLCDDSPTSCFGVGSPQEEGLAWEEPAAPPDVFSGPARCPAPYTFSFEMLVTGPCLLAGLESPSHALRADAPPHASSAATICVTLAEGHRCDRVLEILLHPSEPHQPHLMLEAGSLSSAEYEARVRARRDFQRLQRRDSDGDRQVWFLQRRFHKDILLNPVLVLSFCPDLSSKPGQLGSATRELLFLLDGSSIAHKDAIVLAVKSLPSQTLINLAIFGTSVQPLFLESQPCSDDTVQLICESLETLQAVSGPPDVLAALDWAMGQPQHRAHPRQLFLLTAASPMATVTHQTLELMRWHRGAARCFSFGLGPACHQLLQGLSALSRGQAYFLRPGERLQPLLVQALRKALEPALSDISVDWFVPDAVEALLTPREIPALYPGDQLLGYCSLFRVDSFRPCPPRGQEPGWQSLGGSVFPSPDEAPSATSPGTEPTGTSEPLGTGTVSAELSSPWAAGDSEHTGTDALTDPVTDPGPNPSSDTAIWRRIFQSSYIREQYVLTHCSASPEPGPGSTGSSESPGSQGPGSPEGSTALHPPSQQGCRSLACGEPAGSRSCPLPVPPLTPVKAGALSAEVLGRRCRVALAGRSLSSPPGRVNPVPGCPQHPSLGAAPDGPGPEPGQQLGQGLDDSGNLLSPAPMDWDMLMEPPFLFTAVPPNGESAPAAVPLAPLTPRCHVVIRALCGEQPMCWEVGLGLETLWGPGDDGSLPPSPPEREGAWDQALHRLTAASLVRDNEQLALRGGAETMADRGHARRSWLRALQTSKVSSAPSCFTCPVAVDATTREVLPSALQVRSSEPAEPPGTPPASQDRQDAAPLPAVVHSKGPHGGSLAGGWDQDRNGNSKPASGAPAAPTRGLHRPPPQPPSRLSLGRRKVRGPDSRKLCSPNMGQASDGKSDGSDHDYLPLVRLQEAPGSFRLDAPFCAAVRIPQERLCRASPFAAHRASLSPTSASSPWALLGPGVGQGDSATASCSPSPSSGSEGPGQADSGRGSDTEASEGAEGPCGADLRGRTWATAVALAWLEHRCAAAFGEWELAAAKADCWLRAQHLPDGLDLAALKAAARGLFLLLRHWDQNLQLHLLCYSPANM from the exons ATGCCAGGCCTGTACTGCCCCTCCAGCTGGACGCCGCTGCCCCTCACCGACTCCTGGGTCCGGGCCTGCGCCAACGGCCCCTGCCTCAGCCTGCGGGCCCGGCTCACCTATCACAACCCGCAGCCGCAGCCGGTGGACG GCGTGTTCGTGTACCCGCTGGCGGAGGCCGAAGTGGTGTCGGGCTTCGAGGCGGAGGCGGCGGGCCGGCGCGTCTCCTTCCAGCTGCAGAGCCGGCGCCGCTTGCAAGCCGCGTGCTGCCGCGCGCTGGGCCCCGGGCGGGGGGCCTCCACACCCCGCCGCTGCGCGCAGG GTCATCTTGTCTTGGATCTGGCCCAGGCCCGGTCCACGCTGGTGCTGCCCACTGGCCTCATCGCCGCGGCCGGCACCATGACAGTGACCCTGCGCAGCAGCCGGGAGCTGCCCTCAAGGCCTGATGGGGTGCTGCGCGTGGCTCTGCCCTCTGTGCTCACCCCGCTGGCCCTGCAAGGCCCGCTGGGGCCCCCCAGGCCTCCGGGGCTCTGTGACGACAG CCCTACCAGCTGCTTCGGGGTGGGCAGCCCTCAGGAGgaagggctggcctgggaggAGCCAGCTGCCCCTCCGGACGTGTTCTCAGGCCCTGCCCGCTGCCCGGCCCCATACACCTTCTCCTTCGAGATGCTGGTGACTGGGCCGTGCCTGCTGGCAG GCCTGGAGAGCCCCTCTCATGCTCTGCGGGCAGATGCGCCCCCTCATGCCAGCTCCGCAGCCACCATCTGTGTCACATTGGCAGAGGGCCACCGCTGTGACCGGGTCTTGGAGATCCTGCTGCACCCTAGTG AGCCCCACCAGCCGCACCTGATGCTGGAGGCCGGCAGCCTGAGCTCAGCAGAATATGAGGCCCGGGTGAGGGCCCGCCGGGATTTCCAGAGGCTGCAGAGAAGGGACAGTGATGGGGACCGGCAG GTGTGGTTCCTGCAGAGACGCTTCCACAAGGATATCCTGCTGAACCCCGTGCTGGTGCTGAGCTTCTGCCCAGACCTGAGCTCCAAGCCTGGACAGCTGGGCTCAGCTACGCGGGAGCTCCTCTTCCTATTGGATGGCAGCAGCATAGCACACAAG GATGCCATTGTTTTGGCTGTGAAGTCGCTCCCGTCCCAGACGCTCATCAACCTGGCCATATTTGGCACGTCAGTGCAGCCCCTCTTCCTAGAGAGCCAGCCTTGCAGTGAT gACACTGTGCAGCTAATCTGTGAGAGCCTTGAGACCCTGCAGGCTGTGAGTGGTCCCCCAGATGTGCTGGCTGCGCTGgactgggccatggggcagccccagcATAGGGCCCACCCTCGGCAGCTGTTCCTGCTCACTGCTGCCTCGCCCATGGCCACTGTTACCCACCAAACCCTGGAGCTCATGAGGTGGCACAGGGGGGCAGCCAG GTGCTTCTCCTTTGGGCTGGGGCCCGCCTGCCACCAGCTGCTCCAGGGTCTGTCTGCCCTCAGCAGGGGCCAAGCCTACTTCCTGAGGCCTGGGGAGAGGCTGCAGCCCTTG CTGGTGCAGGCTCTGCGGAAGGCACTGGAGCCCGCTTTGAGTGACATCTCTGTAGACTGGTTTGTGCCCGACGCAGTGGAGGCACTACTGACCCCCCGGGAGATCCCAGCACTCTACCCTGGCGACCAGCTGCTGGGTTACTGCTCACTCTTCAGGGTGGATAGCTTCCGGCCCTGCCCTCCCAGG GGCCAAGAGCCTGGCTGGCAGAGCTTAGGTGGCTCCGTGTTCCCGTCCCCAGACGAGGCGCCATCTGCCACCAGCCCTGGCACTGAGCCCACTGGCACCTCGGAGCCACTGGGAACAGGCACTGTGTCAGCAGAGCTGTCCAGCCCATGGGCTGCGGGGGACTCAGAGCACA CAGGTACTGACGCTCTGACAGATCCAGTCACCGATCCTGGACCCAACCCCTCCTCTGACACAGCCATATGGCGCCGCATCTTCCAGTCCTCATACATCCGGGAGCAGTATGTGCTCACCCACTGCTCTGCCAGCCCCGAGCCAGGCCCAGGCTCCACAGGCAGCAGCGAGTCCCCTggttcccagggccctggctcccCTGAGGGCAGTACTGCCCTGCATCCCCCTTCTCAGCAGGGCTGCCGCAGCCTGGCTTGTGGAGAACCTGCAGGCTCTCGCTCCTGCCCCCTGCCTGTACCCCCACTCACTCCAGTCAAG GCTGGAGCCTTAAGTGCTGAGGTGCTGGGCCGTCGATGCAGAGTGGCTCTGGCTGGCCGAAGCCTCTCATCACCCCCAGGCCGGGTGAACCCAGTTCCCGGCTGCCCCCAGCATCCCTCTCTGGGTGCAGCCCCAGATGGGCCGGGCCCTGAGCCAGGGCAGCAGCTGGGACAGGGCTTGGATGACTCAG GAAAcctgctctccccagcccccatgGACTGGGACATGTTGATGGAACCACCCTTCTTGTTCACAGCTGTGCCCCCCAATGGGGAGTCGGCCCCTGCAGCAGTGCCACTGGCTCCCCTCACTCCACGCTGCCATGTGGTGATCCGGGCCCTGTGTGGGGAGCAGCCTATGTGCTGGGAGGTGGGTCTTGGGCTAGAGACACTATGGGGGCCTGGGGATGATGGCTCGCTGCCTCCGTCACCCCCTGAAAGAGAAGGTGCTTGGGACCAAGCACTTCATCGGCTGACAGCAGCTTCCTTGGTCCGGGACAATGAGCAGCTGGCTCTCCGAGGAGGGGCCGAGACCATGGCTGACCGGG GCCATGCCCGGAGGTCCTGGCTCCGAGCCCTTCAGACAAGCAAGGTCAGCTCTGCCCCCTCCTGCTTCACCTGCCCTGTAGCTGTAGACGCCACCACTAGGGAGGTcctgccctcagccctgcaggtGCGGAGCTCAG AGCCAGCAGAGCCCCCAGGCACCCCTCCTGCCTCTCAGGACCGCCAAGACGCAGCTCCTCTGCCCGCAGTTGTCCACTCTAAAG GACCGCACGGAGGCTCTCTGGCAGGCGGATGGGACCAGGACCGAAATGGCAACTCCAAGCCTGCTTCAGgggcccctgcagcccccaccaGAGGTCTTCATcgcccacctccccagcctccctccaggcTCAGTCTGGGCCGTCGGAAAGTCAGAGGCCCAGACAGCCGTAAACTCTGCAGCCCCAACATGGGTCAGGCCAGTGACGGCAAGAGTGATGGCAGCGACCATGACTATCTGCCCTTG GTGCGGCTGCAGGAGGCGCCGGGCTCCTTTCGCCTGGACGCCCCCTTCTGCGCGGCGGTGCGCATCCCGCAGGAGCGCCTGTGCCGCGCCTCGCCCTTCGCTGCGCACCGCGCCAGCCTCAGCCCCACCTCGGCGTCATCTCCCTGGGCACTTCTAGGTCCTGGTGTCGGCCAGGGTGACAGCGCCACGGCCTCCTGCAGCCCATCCCCCAGCTCGGGCTCCGAGGGTCCAGGCCAGGCGGACAGTGGGCGGGGCTCAGACACGGAGGCCTCGGAGGGAGCGGAAGGGCCCTGTGGTGCCGACCTGCGGGGCCGGACCTGGGCCACGGCTGTGGCGCTCGCGTGGCTGGAGCACCGCTGTGCAGCCGCCTTTGGCGAATGGGAACTGGCAGCAGCTAAGGCCGACTGTTGGCTGCGGGCTCAGCACCTGCCTGACGGCCTCGACCTGGCTGCCCTCAAGGCCGCAGCCCGGGGTCTCTTCCTgctgctgcgccactgggacCAGAACCTGCAGCTACACCTGCTGTGCTACAGCCCAGCAAACATGTGA